The DNA segment CCATGGGAGGCACAGATGAACTAGAAAATAATGATGGAATTGATGAGATAGCTGAATATATAAAATCAAGGTACTTATCTACCTGTGAGGCTGACTGGAGGTTATTTGGTTTCGAAATTCATGAAAAGACTCCATCAGTTGAACGCCTACATGTACATTTACctggcatgaatgtcattacTTGCCATGAAGAAGATGACTTGCAAGATATAATTGATGATCCTGATTCTCAGGTCAGTATGCTAACACAATGGTTTATAACTAATCAACTCTATCCAAATGCAAGAAATCTTACATATTGTGAATTTCCTACAAAATGGAGTTGGCATCCTGACAAAAAACTATGGTCTAGAAGACACACAAGCACTCCTAAAATTGGAAGATTAAGGTTCATACACCCAAGAACCGGTGAAGCATTTTATCTTAGAATGCTTCTTATGGTAGTCAAAGGAGCCACATATTATGAAGACATTCGAACATATCAACATATAGTATATCCTACTTTTTGTGAAGCATGTAAAACCCGTGGTCTAATTGGTGATGATACTGAGTGGTTTATTCTCTTTGATGAAGCAATAATATGGGCAACAGCTTCCCAGTTGAGACATCTATTCATGACTATTATTGTTTTCTCTGGAGTCAGTAACGTACAAATTCTATTTGATAAATATTGGCAATTTATGGCTGATGATATCTCATAtcgtcttcatcaatcattgcAGAATAACACATATAGAGTTCCTGATGATCACTTAAAAACATTGGTTATCCAAGAACTAGATGCAATGTTTTCAAGAAATGGTTTATCTTTATCATCTTATAATTTCTTAATCCCATATGATGCAGCTAGAGGAACATCAATAAACAGACTACTCATCGAAGAGCTTTCTTACAATAGAGCTGCTCTAGAACAAGAAGCATACCAGATGTACAGTTTACTGAACAAAGAACAACAACACATCTTTGATACGATCATCACAAGTATACACAATAGAACTCAATGCCTTTACTTTGTCTCAGGTTACGAAACTATCATACTTACATTTGAACACACAATATTACAATATTATGGTAACCGTACAGATCTAACAActtaagaaatttgttgatttCAGGCTTTGGAGGAACTGAAAAAATGTATCTTTGGAACTATATTATATCAAAACTAAGATCTGAAGGTAAAATTGTCCTCGCTGTTGCTTCCTATGGTGTTGCTTCACTTTTATTATTTGGTGGCAGAACAGCACACTCTAGATTACGTATACCTGTAGAAATCAATGACACAAGTATTTGTGATATTCATCGTGGTACAAACTTGtgtgaattgctaaacaagacAGCTATGATATTATGGGATGAAGCACCAATGGCTCACAAATATTGTTTTGAATCATTAGACCGAACTTTGAGAGATATTCTTTCAATTAATGAACCAGTGAATACATCTAAACCATTTGGTGGTATGAACATTCTACTAGGTGGTGATTTTAGACAGGTATTGCCTGTTGTTAACCATGGAAGTCCAACTGATGCTATCAATGCTTCTTTAGTTTGGTGAAGGAAAAATTCTAGCTTTCAATGACAGCAATGAAACTGAAGAAAAATGGATAGAATTACCTGCTGAATTTCTGCTGTCTCCAAAAAAGGATAATATTCAAGAGATAACAAATGCAATATATGATGACTTCTCTCAGAACTATATGTCAACTAAATACCTGGCTAAAAGAGCAATAATTTGTCCACTAAATCGTACTGTTGATGACATAAATGAAATAGTCCTTGATAAAGTCCCCATAGACTCCAAGATTTACCTAAGCTGCGACACTATTGTCAATTCTATAGAGCAACCAGATGATTTTCCGGTGTTGTATCCACCGGAGTTTCTAAACTCTATATCACTCAATAATTTCCCACAACACAAGCTTACACTGAAAATTGGTGCCCCTGTCATGTTATTGAGAAATATTCAATCAATAGGGCTATGTAATGGAACACGTCTTCTTATCATTAGAATGGATGACCATGTTATTGAAGCTAAAATAATGATTGGATCTCATATTGGTCAACAGGTTTGCATTCCTCTGATTATCTTACATGGAAACAACCCGAAGTGGCCGTTTACCTTGGCACGTCGTTAATACCCAATTAAACTCTGTTATGCAATGGCTATTAATAAATGTCAAGGTCAAACACTGCAGAAAGCTGGCATATATCTAAAAGGACCTGTCTTCTCACATGGACAATTATATGTGGCCATTTCAAGAGTGACATCACCAAGTGGATTAAAGATTCTTATTGAAAATGAAGATGGAACTGCTGGGACAGTAACGAAGAACATCGTGTATaagaaaatattagaatatatatgaaatgaaatatgagaactcttgaagatctctctctcatatatatatatatgtatatatatatatatatatatacatatatatatatatatatatatatatacatatatatatatccttaaCTTTTGGTGTACCTAATGCTTTTGTAAATTTCAGTCCCTTACCCTTAAATATATGTATTAATCGCCACCAATATTTGCTTACTGAGTAATATTATGCATCCCATATTGACATTACTGTCGTTATATAACATGTTTAATCCCTAATCTTTTTTACTTCTCTTTATTATCTTATACTACCCTCGTATCAGGAAATCTGATAAGGTGGTTGACTAATAAATACGTATTTATGTCCAATAGCTTCCTGTACATTGCATTTTTTGTCGATATATAGATATCTGGAACTAACAAAGTGCCTCAATACACTTACAGTCTAATTTCTGTAACAAATGAGGTGCACTCAATTAAGAGAGATCAACCAAAATTGTCATAAATCAAGGATCTGCGCAAGAGTCACAAGGCTGTCAGAATATATACTTTATAGCAATCCTGATCAAATCCAAAGACTTGATTTTGTCCTCATTGATCAGGAGGTCAGCTACTTTCTAAActctcaaaaaaatttaattacTTCTCACATTAATTATCTACTAACAACATATATGCTAATACCTTTAAAAATTACTTTCCAGGGAAAAGCTATCGAAGCTCAAGTGCCTCAACGCCACGTTGCTCGATTCAAGGAACAGCTTAGAGAAGGTGTTGTCTACTTCATTGAATTTTTTCAGGTCTTCCCAGCTAAAACAACTTATCGAGCCATCGATCATATGTATATGGTTAAATTCACTGGCCATACTGAGGTGACCGAAGCACCATATGTCCCCCCAACATTTCCAATGTGTGCCTATAACTTACCATCATTTGATACTTTGAGAAGCAAAATTGACTACATTGATGACATGTCAGGTATAAATTTATAGGATACTAGATCCAATTTTAATTTATAACTTCATGAGTCCAAATAATGAAAAAGTATCAAAGATAAAACATTTTCCCCAATTTACAGATACTATTGGTCAAGTAGTATATGTTGAACATGCTACAACTGCCTATGTTAAAGGCATAAGGAAACCAATCAGACACTTCTACCTTACGGATGGCCGGTACATATTAATACTTACTGTCATACCTTTTACACACATATCTCTATTTTTTCAAGAAACTACTTATTTTTCTCCTACTAAAACACGTCATTCTTTACTCCAGTGAATCTATTGAAGTTGTGCTTTGGGGGCGCCAAGCTCTTGAATTTCCTGCTGAAGATATAATTCAGCTCAGTCATCAAACACCGGTTATTGTTTTACTTCTTGGAGTGACTGCTAAGTCACGAGATGGTAAACTACTATCTGCTATAATCAACTCCTACATTTCCTAATGTTACTACCTATTTAATAGTTCCGATGACTTGATACTAACAAATTATTACTATTGTACACTTTCCCACCAGGTCAGCTTAAGATACAGGGAAGCACAACATGTCAATATCATATTAATCCCATAATTCCGGAGGCTATAGCACTTCCGACCAAGTAACATCTATCCTCTCCAGAAATTAAAATATAGGACCTTTATATTTCTCCTTTATAACCACGAACATGTACCTAAGTGGAGAAACTTTGTATTAGGCTTGCAATGTTCCTACATCAAGTAACATGGTGTGGTGTAGCCCCTCTGAACTTAGATATCATATCAACATCGGTTAATGAACTGGCAAAGGTTATTAACCCACATAAGATCTATGTAAGTATTCATGAACTTAGACTTACACTATGATACACATAAATATATGTCAACAAACATAGCTTCTTTTCCTACAGACTTACttatacatttttttattaACAGGGCAATATATACCAACTTGACATTGTGCTCAAAGAACTTACACCAAACCAACCATGGTGGTACTTAGGTGCACATCATGCCACAAAAAAGTATTCCCAGAAGGAGATACGTACAGGTGTCCTAAATGTTCTAATAAAAAGGCAGAACCCATGTACGATAATTCAAttcgtttttcttttcaatATAACAGATAGTAGCATTACAAATTCATGAACTATTACTCTCTT comes from the Phragmites australis chromosome 22, lpPhrAust1.1, whole genome shotgun sequence genome and includes:
- the LOC133904932 gene encoding uncharacterized protein LOC133904932, with the protein product MKNDIELDNHWVVPHNLVLLKKYNVHINVEAVNKLNLVKYLFKYVMKGPDCAKSYFMAKSRTDDSMGGTDELENNDGIDEIAEYIKSRYLSTCEADWRLFGFEIHEKTPSVERLHVHLPGMNVITCHEEDDLQDIIDDPDSQVSMLTQWFITNQLYPNARNLTYCEFPTKWSWHPDKKLWSRRHTSTPKIGRLRFIHPRTGEAFYLRMLLMVVKGATYYEDIRTYQHIVYPTFCEACKTRGLIGDDTEWFILFDEAIIWATASQLRHLFMTIIVFSGVSNVQILFDKYWQFMADDISYRLHQSLQNNTYRVPDDHLKTLVIQELDAMFSRNGLSLSSYNFLIPYDAARGTSINRLLIEELSYNRAALEQEAYQMYSLLNKEQQHIFDTIITSIHNRTQCLYFVSGFGGTEKMYLWNYIISKLRSEGLHSSDYLTWKQPEVAVYLGTSLIPN